A window of Thermococcus aggregans contains these coding sequences:
- the guaB gene encoding IMP dehydrogenase gives MGKFTQKLVNAIKGYTFDDVLLIPQATEVEPKDVDVSTQITPRIKLNIPILSAAMDTVTEWEMAIAMAREGGLGVIHRNMSIEQQVEMVKKVKREETIEEIITISPEETIDYALFLMEKEGIDGLPVIEDGELVGIITKTDITTREGQKVRDVMTRDVITAKESASIEEIMGLMIENNIDRVPIVNEEGKLVGIVTMGDLLARKKHRNAIRDEEGKLIVAAAVSPFDIKRAIALDKADVDVIVVDTAHAHNLKAIRAMKEMRKKVDAEMIVGNIANPKAVDDLTFADALKVGIGPGSICTTRIVAGVGVPQITAISMVADRAMEYGIRVIADGGIRYSGDIVKAIAAGADAVMLGNLLAGTKEAPGREVTINGRKYKQYRGMGSLGAMMKGGAERYYQKGYMKTRKFVPEGVEGVVPYKGKVSEVLYQLVGGLKAGMGYVGARNIQELKEKGQFVIITQAGVRESHPHDIAITNEAPNYPLER, from the coding sequence ATGGGCAAATTTACACAAAAACTTGTTAATGCCATAAAGGGATACACTTTTGATGACGTGCTCTTGATTCCACAGGCAACTGAAGTCGAGCCAAAGGATGTGGACGTTTCTACACAGATAACGCCAAGGATTAAACTCAACATTCCGATTCTAAGCGCGGCAATGGACACCGTTACAGAGTGGGAGATGGCCATTGCAATGGCAAGGGAAGGTGGCTTAGGGGTAATACACAGAAATATGAGCATTGAGCAGCAGGTCGAGATGGTAAAAAAGGTAAAGAGGGAAGAGACAATAGAAGAGATCATAACGATTTCCCCAGAGGAGACAATAGATTACGCGCTCTTCTTGATGGAGAAAGAGGGGATAGACGGTCTGCCCGTTATTGAAGATGGAGAACTTGTCGGAATAATAACGAAGACCGACATAACGACCAGAGAGGGGCAGAAGGTTAGAGATGTCATGACAAGGGACGTTATAACGGCAAAAGAAAGCGCAAGCATAGAGGAGATAATGGGCCTAATGATAGAGAACAACATAGACAGGGTTCCAATAGTAAATGAAGAGGGCAAGCTGGTTGGAATTGTAACCATGGGCGACCTCTTAGCGAGGAAGAAGCACAGAAACGCTATAAGGGATGAGGAAGGAAAGCTAATAGTGGCCGCTGCGGTGTCGCCTTTTGACATTAAAAGGGCAATAGCTCTCGATAAAGCCGATGTGGATGTAATAGTTGTAGATACAGCCCATGCACACAACCTCAAGGCAATAAGGGCCATGAAAGAGATGAGAAAAAAGGTCGATGCGGAGATGATAGTAGGAAACATAGCGAATCCAAAAGCCGTTGATGACTTAACATTTGCGGATGCCCTGAAAGTGGGCATAGGGCCAGGGAGCATATGTACAACGAGGATAGTAGCCGGAGTTGGGGTGCCCCAAATAACGGCAATCTCCATGGTGGCGGACAGAGCCATGGAGTATGGAATTAGAGTGATCGCAGACGGAGGCATAAGGTACTCCGGCGACATAGTCAAAGCCATAGCAGCTGGAGCAGACGCAGTTATGCTTGGAAACCTCTTAGCCGGAACAAAAGAAGCCCCCGGAAGAGAAGTAACAATAAACGGAAGAAAATATAAACAGTACAGAGGAATGGGGAGCTTAGGAGCCATGATGAAAGGTGGAGCAGAGAGATACTATCAAAAGGGTTACATGAAAACGAGGAAGTTTGTGCCGGAGGGCGTTGAGGGGGTCGTCCCCTATAAAGGAAAGGTCAGCGAAGTGCTTTATCAGCTTGTAGGAGGATTAAAAGCCGGAATGGGGTATGTTGGAGCGAGGAACATACAGGAGCTCAAAGAGAAGGGCCAGTTCGTGATAATAACCCAGGCTGGAGTTAGAGAAAGCCACCCACATGACATTGCAATAACAAATGAAGCTCCGAACTATCCCCTTGAGAGATAG
- the pdxS gene encoding pyridoxal 5'-phosphate synthase lyase subunit PdxS, translated as MGKFDIIEQKGTERLKRGFAKMVKGGVIMDVTNAEQARIAEEAGAVAVMALHKVPADIRKAGGVARMAPVEKIQEIMDAVTIPVMAKIRIGHYTEALALEALGVDMIDESEVLTPADPYFHVDKRKFKVPFVCGARNLGEAVRRIWEGAAMIRTKGEAGTGNIIEAVRHVRLVNENIRLLQRMTDEQIYGVAEKFAEPYLRLALEIREISGLEPKILENEPVYEEYTYREIVDGLYKILLEIKKFGRLPVVNFAAGGVATPADAALMMQMGMDGVFVGSGIFKSSNPEKMARAIVEAVNHYDEPDVIAEISKDLGEPMHGLELEKLEVRLEERGV; from the coding sequence ATGGGGAAGTTCGATATTATTGAGCAAAAGGGGACTGAAAGGTTGAAGAGAGGATTCGCCAAAATGGTCAAAGGTGGTGTTATAATGGACGTTACAAATGCCGAGCAAGCAAGAATAGCCGAAGAAGCCGGAGCAGTTGCGGTTATGGCCCTTCACAAAGTTCCGGCCGATATAAGAAAAGCCGGCGGAGTTGCAAGAATGGCACCGGTTGAGAAAATTCAAGAGATTATGGACGCAGTCACGATTCCAGTTATGGCCAAAATTAGAATAGGCCACTACACTGAAGCTCTCGCTTTGGAGGCTTTGGGCGTTGATATGATCGATGAAAGTGAAGTTCTAACCCCAGCAGACCCCTACTTCCACGTAGATAAACGGAAGTTCAAGGTTCCGTTTGTATGTGGAGCAAGAAATCTTGGAGAAGCCGTTAGAAGGATATGGGAAGGAGCCGCAATGATTAGGACTAAAGGTGAGGCAGGAACCGGAAACATTATCGAGGCTGTAAGGCACGTTAGATTGGTAAATGAAAACATCAGATTGCTCCAAAGAATGACGGATGAACAGATATATGGGGTTGCAGAGAAGTTTGCCGAGCCGTATTTGAGGCTTGCTTTAGAGATAAGGGAGATAAGCGGTCTTGAGCCAAAGATTCTTGAGAATGAACCTGTCTACGAGGAATACACTTACCGGGAGATAGTGGATGGGCTCTACAAGATTCTTCTTGAGATTAAGAAGTTTGGAAGACTTCCGGTTGTTAACTTTGCCGCAGGTGGTGTCGCAACTCCAGCGGATGCAGCTTTAATGATGCAGATGGGCATGGACGGAGTATTCGTTGGAAGCGGCATATTCAAGAGTTCAAATCCAGAGAAGATGGCAAGGGCAATAGTTGAAGCTGTAAATCACTACGATGAGCCTGACGTAATTGCAGAGATAAGTAAAGACTTAGGTGAGCCAATGCATGGACTTGAGCTCGAGAAGCTCGAAGTTCGCCTAGAAGAGAGAGGAGTTTAA
- the guaA gene encoding glutamine-hydrolyzing GMP synthase, with protein sequence MWKEFIEEKVREIRETVGDGKAIIALSGGVDSSTAAILAHKAIGDRLYAVFVNTGFLRKGEPEFVIKTFRDEFGLNLIYVDAQERFFNALRGVVDPEQKRKIIGKTFIDVFEEVAREINADFLIQGTIAPDWIESQGKIKSHHNVGGLPERLNLKLIEPLRDLYKDEVRQVAKELGLPEKIYNRMPFPGPGLAVRVLGEVTPEKVAIVREANAIVEEEIEKAGLKPWQAFAVLLGVKTVGVQGDIRAYKETIAVRVVESLDGMTANAMNVPFEVLQRIAFRITSEIPQVGRVLYDITNKPPATIEFE encoded by the coding sequence ATGTGGAAGGAATTCATCGAAGAGAAGGTTAGAGAGATTAGAGAAACTGTAGGTGATGGTAAGGCAATAATCGCTTTAAGCGGAGGCGTAGACAGCTCTACAGCGGCAATACTCGCTCACAAAGCCATTGGCGATAGGCTTTATGCTGTCTTCGTAAACACGGGGTTTTTGAGAAAGGGAGAGCCAGAGTTCGTTATAAAGACGTTCAGAGACGAATTTGGACTTAACCTAATCTACGTCGATGCTCAGGAGAGGTTCTTTAATGCGTTAAGAGGCGTGGTAGACCCCGAGCAAAAGAGAAAGATAATAGGGAAAACCTTCATAGACGTCTTCGAGGAGGTTGCAAGAGAAATAAACGCTGATTTTCTGATTCAAGGCACGATAGCCCCTGACTGGATTGAAAGCCAAGGAAAAATTAAAAGCCATCACAACGTCGGCGGACTTCCGGAGAGGCTGAACCTTAAGCTCATAGAACCGCTAAGAGACCTCTACAAAGATGAGGTCAGGCAAGTGGCAAAGGAGCTCGGCCTTCCTGAGAAGATATACAACCGCATGCCCTTCCCGGGACCAGGATTAGCCGTAAGAGTCTTGGGGGAGGTAACACCAGAAAAGGTCGCTATCGTTAGGGAAGCTAACGCCATAGTTGAAGAGGAGATTGAGAAAGCCGGTCTAAAGCCATGGCAGGCCTTTGCCGTCCTCTTGGGAGTCAAAACAGTTGGCGTGCAGGGCGACATAAGGGCCTACAAAGAGACAATAGCGGTCAGAGTAGTTGAGAGCTTGGACGGCATGACTGCAAATGCAATGAACGTTCCCTTTGAAGTGCTGCAGAGAATAGCCTTCCGCATAACGAGCGAAATTCCACAGGTGGGAAGGGTTCTCTACGACATAACGAACAAGCCTCCGGCAACGATTGAGTTTGAGTGA
- the pdxT gene encoding pyridoxal 5'-phosphate synthase glutaminase subunit PdxT — protein MVKVGVIGVQGAVSEHIEATKKAMENLGVNGKVFWLKKPEHLKEIDAIIIPGGESTTISRLMVKNGLFDVVKKLGEEGIPIMGTCAGLIMLSKEVIGATQEQKFLELLEIKVNRNAYGRQVDSFEAPLKLAFSPEPFIGVFIRAPKIVELLSNKVKPIAWLGDRVVGVEQENLIGLEFHPELTDDTRLHEYFLKKAL, from the coding sequence ATGGTTAAAGTGGGCGTAATTGGCGTTCAGGGGGCTGTAAGTGAGCACATCGAAGCCACTAAAAAAGCAATGGAGAATCTTGGTGTTAATGGCAAGGTCTTTTGGCTTAAAAAGCCGGAGCACTTGAAAGAAATAGATGCAATAATTATCCCGGGCGGAGAGAGCACGACTATATCAAGGCTCATGGTGAAAAACGGCCTCTTTGATGTAGTCAAGAAGCTCGGAGAAGAGGGAATTCCAATAATGGGAACTTGTGCCGGCCTGATAATGCTCTCCAAAGAGGTAATAGGCGCTACGCAAGAGCAGAAATTCTTGGAGCTCCTTGAGATTAAGGTCAACAGAAACGCTTATGGGAGGCAGGTTGACAGCTTTGAGGCACCGTTAAAGCTGGCATTCAGCCCCGAACCATTTATAGGAGTTTTCATACGTGCTCCGAAGATTGTTGAACTGCTGAGCAACAAGGTAAAGCCCATAGCGTGGCTTGGAGACAGAGTAGTGGGCGTAGAACAGGAAAACTTAATCGGACTCGAGTTCCATCCAGAGCTTACTGACGATACAAGACTCCACGAATACTTCCTTAAAAAGGCCCTCTGA
- a CDS encoding formate--phosphoribosylaminoimidazolecarboxamide ligase yields MKFSIATYASHSALQILHGAKQEGFKTIAFGKERVKPLYTRYFPVADEFLVGEYPEEELLKKKAIVIPTGSFVAHLGTEKVENMKALYYGNKKVLRWESDRELERKWLLEAKIRVPEVIEDPDDIDRPVIVKPHGAKGGKGYFIAKTPEEFWEKASKLGIRDKEDLKEVQIQEYVIGVPVYPHFFYSKLNEELELMSIDKRYESNADAIGRISAEQQLEFGVETSYTVVGNIPIVLRESLLMDVIEAGERVVEASKKLMGGLWGPFCLEGVITEDMEFVVFEISARIVAGTNPFINGSPYTWLRYNEPMSTGRRIAREIKQAIEEERLDEILT; encoded by the coding sequence ATGAAGTTTAGCATCGCTACTTATGCCTCTCACTCTGCACTCCAGATACTTCACGGAGCCAAGCAGGAGGGATTTAAAACCATAGCCTTTGGAAAAGAGAGGGTTAAACCACTCTATACAAGGTATTTTCCCGTGGCAGATGAGTTCTTAGTTGGCGAGTATCCCGAAGAGGAGTTGCTTAAAAAGAAAGCGATAGTAATCCCCACTGGGTCTTTCGTTGCTCACTTGGGAACTGAGAAGGTAGAAAATATGAAAGCCTTGTATTATGGGAACAAAAAAGTCCTCAGGTGGGAGAGCGATAGGGAACTTGAGAGAAAATGGCTCTTAGAGGCAAAAATAAGGGTTCCCGAGGTTATTGAAGACCCAGATGACATAGATAGACCCGTAATAGTAAAGCCCCATGGCGCCAAAGGGGGAAAAGGATACTTCATAGCAAAAACACCAGAGGAGTTCTGGGAGAAGGCATCGAAGCTCGGCATTAGAGATAAAGAAGATCTAAAAGAAGTCCAAATACAGGAATACGTCATAGGAGTTCCCGTATACCCACACTTCTTCTATTCGAAGTTAAACGAAGAACTCGAGCTTATGAGCATAGATAAAAGATACGAAAGCAACGCAGATGCAATAGGGAGGATAAGTGCTGAACAGCAGCTCGAATTTGGTGTAGAGACAAGCTACACGGTTGTAGGGAACATTCCAATAGTCCTTAGGGAAAGCCTGCTCATGGACGTAATTGAGGCTGGAGAAAGAGTGGTGGAGGCATCAAAGAAGCTTATGGGTGGCTTATGGGGGCCTTTCTGCCTTGAAGGAGTTATTACTGAAGATATGGAGTTCGTGGTCTTTGAGATTTCAGCGAGAATTGTGGCTGGAACCAATCCTTTCATAAACGGCTCCCCTTACACATGGCTGCGATACAACGAGCCAATGAGCACCGGGAGAAGGATTGCCAGAGAGATAAAGCAGGCAATTGAGGAAGAAAGGCTTGATGAGATTCTAACCTGA